From Cryobacterium sp. GrIS_2_6:
TGCGCACGGGACTCCAGCGCGTCGGACAGGCCGATGGTGCCGCACCGGTCGTCGGCGGACTCGGCGGGGTGCTGCGCGCGCCCGAGATCGCGAGTCGCTTCGAACGGGACCTGCGCGCGTTCTGGCCCGCAGTCGACCTGCGCTTCCCGACCGCGAACGGCCTCGACGGCGCCGCCCTGCTGCCCCACCTCGGCGCGGAGAGTGCGTTGCGCGGCCTTGTCGCGATCGCACGCGACTGATACGCGCGAGTTATCAAGAAAGAAATCTGAGTCGCCGGAAGCACGCAGCCCCATAACGAGATCGCGAAAGGCTTCGGGATCTCCAAACCCTGCCTGGCGAACTGGCTAAAGAAAGCCCACCTCGAAGAAGGCGTTAGCCCGGCGTGACCGATGAGGAATCGGCGGAGCTGTGTTCCGGCAGCAACCAGCCAGCTCTTCAGACCTCGGCTCGGAGGTAGGCGTACACGGTTTCGCGGCTGATCCCAAAGTCTCGAGCGAGAGCGGCCTTCGGCACGCCAGCAGCAGCCTTCTCGCGCAGCTCGGCGGCCCGGAGCGCGTCAAGTGACGGGGTGCGGCCACGGTACACGCCGCGCTTCTTCGCCAGGGCAATACCCTCTCGCTGACGTTCACGGATCAGAGACCGCTCGAACTCAGCAAAGGCCCCCATCACATTGAGGAGCAAGTTTGCCATCGCATTGTCCTCCCCGGTAAAGGAGAGCTGCTCTTTCACGAACTCGACCCGGACCTTCTTCGCCGTGAGCTGGCGCACGATCGAGCGGAGATCCTCCAAATTGCGGGCAAGGCGGTCCATCGAGTGAACGAGAACAGTATCGCCATCCCGGACGAACTTGATCAGCTCCTCCAACTCAGGCCGGTTTAGATCTTTCCCCGACGCCTTGTCCTCGAACACCCGGTCGACGTCAACGCCATCCAGTTGGCGGACGGTGTTCTGATCGAGGGTACTGACTCGCACGTATCCAACTCGTTGACCCGTCATGAAGCCTCCGGCCCTTTCTGTCAGGTTGAACTCTAAGACCCGACAGTGAGGGCTGTCAACTAACAGGAATTGGACCCTATTCGGACGAAACTGCGTACCTGCACCTGATGTCTAGTTGGGGTGTACCCCAAAAAGACACACAGCAGTCTGTACAGGTGGGATTTGAACCCTATTGTTATGCCCGCTAGGGCTCCCATCCATGCTAAAAACCGCGTAAATTCAACGTTTTCGATCACTCCGGCACCAGCAGAATCAGGCCGATTTCCGACAACTGTGGGCAAAAAGTGGGCACGGCCCAGCTTGCCGAAGGTCGCATTTGGCGACCGAATCGTCGAATCCCTCGTGAACGGTGATCTCATCCCGCCCGGCTCGACCAGTTGCCCCACCCCGCCGCCCAGGCAGAGCGTCGCCTCGGAGACGCGCCGAATCGCCATTCGGCGGAAGAGCCTCACGGAGTGATCGTGGGGTTACCGTGTCCCTCAGAGCCCAGGGGGACGCACATTCCTTGCGAGGAGAATCTTCCCTCTAAGTGGCTACACCGCAAGGGTCGAGTCAGGCTTCGCACGGCTCGACCTTCCTGCGGGATGGATCAAGTCGATCTCAGGTGCCCTGCAACCGGAGATGCCCACCGCTCGTGTCGTCACCAATAGCAGGGTAGCGGGCGAATGCCTGTCCTCCCACCTCCCACTTCCAACCGAACTTGCCGAGTATCTTCGGCAACACCGCTCCTCTCCCGAAAAAGGTAGATACGCAGGCAGGCAGGTAGCTAGCTAGCTAGCTAGCTAGCTAGCTAGCTAGCTAGCATCGATCTTGGCCTCGTGCCCCGTTAGAAACTACCAATATGAACTTTCGCATTCACACAGAGGTCGCTACCCGCCCGCGCAACCCGAACCTACGGAGATAGCTCGGCCTTACGATTTCAGTGAGATGACCAAATCTGAATTGCCCCTGAACCCAAGCTGTTCGGCCATGATCGAACGATTCCTATCTCACTGGAATCGTAAGGCCGAGATAGCTACCAACGGCCTGTGTCAGCGCTTCGCACTCCGGCTCGGCGCTAAGCCCCTCACCGATCCGCAGCTCACCTCGCGGCCGCTCCATGAAGCCCCCGGCGAACCCACGCGGACATCGCCGGGTTCTAATGTGCCGGTCCCCCTCATACCCCATCAACACGCGACCAGCCACACCCCCGAGCCTGACCGCCGCACACCCAGCCCCCAAACCCCCGCCTGTTTCAACGACGGCTGAGAACTAGGCCGTTGGCGTTACCTGTCCACCTATCAAAGAGCGCGGACACCGTCGATCCCCACCTTGTGCCGCCGCCCGGGCTCACGATCGCGTTGTCGATCCGCTGAAGGTTCGCGCTCGCCTGGGTGAAAACCTCGACCCACCTCTGTGAAGTCTCAAACGGATTTCCCAACAGTGAGAGATACCGCCAAATGACGGCGTGCCGGCACTCGGTCACCCCGAAGACGTATTGGAGCACGTTCGCTGAGGACATTCGCAATGCGTGACCGTGGGTTTCCGTGTCCCCTGTGGGGCACGCGTCTGGATGCTCATCCCTCCGAGCGAGGAGCCTTCGCCGTGCGCCACGGCCGACAGTGCCGAGTTCAGCTCGCGCGGACTCTCCAAGCGAGCGGCCGTCATCAGGTCGACGGCGAGCCCGGTATACCGAGGGGCCTGCGGGATCTCCTTGAGGTCCAACGAGCTTCGTTATCTCACTGGCGTGTGTCTCCTGCGCTGGGACGGATTGGCGACTGCCGTCCACGTTGACGTGAACGAATGTGGAACCGACTCCTTCGGGCCCACGCGATCCCCGAAAAGCGCAACGACATCCGGCGCCGGGCGAACTCCCCCGCAGTAGCCACGCCCATGAGGTACCAGGCCCGTCCCCACGCTTCGATGGAGCTCCGCGCGGTGCTCGCCAGTGGCGCGGCGACCGCCTCCTCGTTGCGGAGGAGAATCGCGCCCTTCCGCCTGCTGCACGCCGGTGCCGATCGCGAGCGTGATCGTGGCCCGCGTCGCCCGTGCCTGCTCCGCAAGCTCGGGAGTCAGGTCGTACTGGCGGACCGGACTGTCGTCCATGGGCGGATGCTGGTTCAGACGGTGGGTCACGAGGTACGCGCCGCGACAGAGGCCGAGGAGCGAGTTGGAGACGCCAAGGCGGGAAAGTTCTGAGAGGGGCTCGGTGGGCACGGGGTCACTCTAGCGACCGTGTGTGTGATCAACTCTTTGTAGGCCGTTTCGGCACAGGAAACCGGCCAAGTTAGCGGCTGGTTTCCTGCCAAAAGAGCGGTAAAAATCAGGCCAGGCAATCCCCCTCCACGACGTTGGATTTGGGGAATGCGCAGAGTTTGAGATCACCCGGTGGCCGGGGCCCTCTCCAGCGTGTTGGAGACAGGGGCCCGCCACCCCCCGATAGGTTCCATTCGACGTGTCTACTGCCAAGCGGTCGCGCCGGAAGGAACTAGGAAGCAGATGACGGTACCCATGTCCGTGCAAGAAAATATCAGATCACTCGACTCCCAAGGAATTGCGGGCCGTGAAATCGCCCGCCGGCTCGGAGTCAGCCGCGACGCGGTAGTGAAATACACCCGGCAACACGACTACTCACCGAAGCCACCAGCTCTCGTTCCCCGGCCCGCCGGGTCGGTGTTGACCGGGTTCGAAGACACGATTGAGCTGTGGTTAGGCGAGGACCAGCGCCGGCCGCGCAAGCAACGCCACACCGCCCAACGGGTCTTTGACCGCCTCGTCGCCGAGGAGACCTACACCGGCAGTTATTCCCCGGTGCAACGCTTCGTCAGGAAGTGGAATGCCCAGCACCGGCACGCCGGGGAAGGTTTCACAGAACTGGTCTGGCCGGCGGGGACCGCGCAGGTCGATTTCGGCCAGGCCGAGGCCATCATCGCCGGGGTCCGGCAAATCCTGCACATCTTCGTCGTCACGTTCCCGTTCTCGAACATGCGTTTCGTGCAGGCCTACCGGGGTGAAACGGCCGAGTGCGTCTGCCATGGCCTGCGCACCGTGTTCGACCACATTGGCGCTGCGCCTCGGCATCTGGTCTTTGATAACGCCACTGGCATCGGGCGGCGGGTCGGCACCAAGGTCGTCGAGACGAAGCTGTTCGGTGCATTCAAGATGCACTACCGGTCCGAATCTCGGTACTGCAATCCGTACTCCGGTCATGAGAAGGGGAACGTGGAAAACGCGGTCGGGTTCCTCCGCCGCAACCTGATGGTCCCCGAGCCCGAAGCGGCCACACTGCAGGGCCTCAACGAGGTGTTGCTGGCCAGGTGCCTCGCGTTGGCTTCGACCGTGCACTACCGCAAGGGCCTGCCCATCGGCGAGCTCTTCGCCCAGGACGTCGCGGCGTCTCTGGTGTTGCCCGGCGTCGGGTTTGACCCGGTGCGTTATGAAAACCGCACGGCCGATAAGAAGGGGAACCTACTCATTGACGGGAACACCTACGCGGCCGGGTCTTCCTTCCACAGCCGCACCCTCACCGTTGGGTTGCGGCACGATGTCGTCGAGATCCTCGACGAGCATTCCACGCCGGTGCGGTCTTTCCCGCGGGCCTTCGGAGTGCAGGCCGAGACCATCTTCGAACCCGCGGCCCTGCTGCCGTTGCTGGTGACTAAACCCGGCGCCTGGGGCCACTCTCAGCTGCGAGCCCTCGTCCCCGAGCCGGTGCGGGACTGGCTCGACACGGCCACGGCCACCAACCGGCGCCGGCTCCTGAGCGCCGTCGATGCTGCCTCAGGATCGGCTGGTTTCAACGCCGCGATTGGCGCTGCCGACATGCTCATCCAGCGCGGAGACGCCCCCGACACCGCCGCACTAGGCATGCTCGCCCGGCGCCTCGCCGACGGCACCACACCGGCAGTCGAGAACGTGGATTTGAGCGTCTATGACATCTTCACCACCGACATCTTCTCGGCCGTCAACACCGCGACGGGAGAAATCGCATGACCCTCGTCACAGTCCAGGACATCATCGAGACCGGCCGACAGTCTTCCTTGACTGGCACGGTGCTGGCCGAATGGGCAGAGAAGGGCACCCCGAAACAACGCGAGTACCTGCACGGGATGCTTCTGGCCGAGCGCGAATCCCGACAGGAATCACGCCGCCAACGGCTGCTGAGCGCCGCCCGACTGCCGGCGCTGAAGTCCTTGACGGGGTTTGACTACACCAACGTCAAATTCCCCGAGGACTACGGCCGGGAAGCGCTGACGTCGCTGGAGTTCATCAACCAGGCCGAGGACCTCGTCCTCTATGGCGACGTCGGAACCGGCAAAACCCACCTTGCCTCTGCGTTGGTCGCGGCCGCCTGCCGCCAAGGTATTCCGGCCCGCTTCTTCACGACGTCGTCGTTGGTCATGCAGCTGCGCCGCGCCAAGGATGAAGGGCGTCTCGATCGGGAACTTGCCTCGATCGCGAGAAACCGGCTCGTCGTCATTGACGAACTGGGGTATTTGCCGATCGATACCGACGGCGCCCGGCTCTTGTTCCAGGTCATCGCCGACGGTTATGAAAAACGAAGCCTGATCATCACGACAAACCTTGAGTTCTCCCGCTGGGGAACCGTGTTCGGCGACGACAACATGGCCGCCGCCGTCATCGACCGCATCGTCCACCACGGCCGGCTCCTGCAGTTCCGCGGCGAGTCCTACCGAGTCAAACACGCCCTCATGAAATGACCCGCCACCAGGCCGGCCACCCCGGAACGCGACCCACGACGGTCCCGCCAACCACCGCACGCACCCTCAGCAGTCAGGACTTCTTCATGAAGGATCACACCCAACCAGAGCGCCCCCACGCGCCAGCCGACCACGAGACAGGCTGGTGGGACGACAACGGCCGACCAGCCCCCTGGCCAGACGACTTCGCCGATCCCGACGCCGGATGGACCACCGAAAACACCGCCGTCCCCGCCGATGACGGCGACGAAACCGACCCCACAAACCAGCCGTTCTGACCACCTGATCAAATGGCCGGAAACCGCGCCACAATGGCAGGTTAATTAGCGCTCAAATGGCCGGTTTAAAGTTGACAAAACACACGACCGCGTGCAACGCCTCCGCGCAGGTCCCCCCGGCGAACACGAGTCGGCCCCACCGGGGAGTGAAGCGCGGCCACTGACCCTACGCACGGCGCTCGCGCCGGCCTCTCCCGCGAGCAACCCGCCGCCGGGCCGTCGCTGCTCAGGGCGAGAAACCCTATCTCTGATGTTTATCTGATATAGCTGACCAGCATGATTACCGCGACATTCACCGACCTGCTCCGTAAGCCCAAGGAGGTCCTGTCCCGCATTGACGAGGGTCAGGTGCGCCTCACCCGCCGGGACGGTGACGACCTCGTGATCCTGCGCGGCCGCGACCTCGACGCCCTGGAGAACGGGGTCGCGTTGTCCAGCCGACTGATCCGCGCGATCGGCAGGAACCGCGGCGACGTGCAGGCGGCCCTCTCGGACCTGTTCGCCTGGACGGCAGACTTCACCCCCGCCGAGCTGGCCGCGTATGCAACCGAGATCGAGCACCTGGTGTACGCCGCGAGCGAGCTGGGCGCGTTCGAGCGGTTGCTGCGAGCACAGCGGGAGTGGCAGGAGACAGCCACCGCATACGCGATGGGCATGCGCCCCGTTGAGCCCATCGAGCTGCCCGCAGTTTCAGTTCGCGTCGACCGGCCGTAGAAGGAAAGCCGGAGAGTCAGGGATGGGAGGACGAGGGGAAAAGTTGAGCGACGGGACAGGGAGAAGGTGAATCAGAGTGCAGGGGGCGATGAGCCCCCTGCCACCTCAGGGCGTGGAGCCCTGCCACCCACCGTGGGTAGGTGTCAGCTCCAGCGCTCATCCGCTCAGGCTCCGCCCACCCGGTGCACGAGTGACGGCGCGAGCGTCCACCTGGGAGTGGCCCCTCCCGCCCTCATCCTGCTGCCCTGCTGATCCTGCGCCCATCAGATGTCCGGTGGCTGGCGTTGTACCTTCCGCCGCCGGCACCGAGCAACTCGCCAGATCGCCGGGGGCCCCTGGTGTCCCGGTCGGAGCCATGCTCATTGCTCGCCGTACCCGAG
This genomic window contains:
- a CDS encoding recombinase family protein, whose amino-acid sequence is MTGQRVGYVRVSTLDQNTVRQLDGVDVDRVFEDKASGKDLNRPELEELIKFVRDGDTVLVHSMDRLARNLEDLRSIVRQLTAKKVRVEFVKEQLSFTGEDNAMANLLLNVMGAFAEFERSLIRERQREGIALAKKRGVYRGRTPSLDALRAAELREKAAAGVPKAALARDFGISRETVYAYLRAEV
- the istA gene encoding IS21 family transposase; protein product: MSVQENIRSLDSQGIAGREIARRLGVSRDAVVKYTRQHDYSPKPPALVPRPAGSVLTGFEDTIELWLGEDQRRPRKQRHTAQRVFDRLVAEETYTGSYSPVQRFVRKWNAQHRHAGEGFTELVWPAGTAQVDFGQAEAIIAGVRQILHIFVVTFPFSNMRFVQAYRGETAECVCHGLRTVFDHIGAAPRHLVFDNATGIGRRVGTKVVETKLFGAFKMHYRSESRYCNPYSGHEKGNVENAVGFLRRNLMVPEPEAATLQGLNEVLLARCLALASTVHYRKGLPIGELFAQDVAASLVLPGVGFDPVRYENRTADKKGNLLIDGNTYAAGSSFHSRTLTVGLRHDVVEILDEHSTPVRSFPRAFGVQAETIFEPAALLPLLVTKPGAWGHSQLRALVPEPVRDWLDTATATNRRRLLSAVDAASGSAGFNAAIGAADMLIQRGDAPDTAALGMLARRLADGTTPAVENVDLSVYDIFTTDIFSAVNTATGEIA
- the istB gene encoding IS21-like element helper ATPase IstB; protein product: MTLVTVQDIIETGRQSSLTGTVLAEWAEKGTPKQREYLHGMLLAERESRQESRRQRLLSAARLPALKSLTGFDYTNVKFPEDYGREALTSLEFINQAEDLVLYGDVGTGKTHLASALVAAACRQGIPARFFTTSSLVMQLRRAKDEGRLDRELASIARNRLVVIDELGYLPIDTDGARLLFQVIADGYEKRSLIITTNLEFSRWGTVFGDDNMAAAVIDRIVHHGRLLQFRGESYRVKHALMK